From the genome of Pseudomonas sp. gcc21, one region includes:
- a CDS encoding heavy metal translocating P-type ATPase: MTRPLSCYHCGEPVPAGSSWSSDILGEKRLMCCPGCQAVADAIVAGGLESYYRHRTDNSLNPEALPEALQDELEMLDRADVQTRYVRTDGDTQQIQLLVEGITCAACGWLIEKRLAQIPGVSQASINLGNHRLTVNWQPEQTQLSAILAELKRIGYAAHPYESDKASEQIATENKRYLRRLGLAGLMFMQVMMANMALYEEFNQDLSESMAVMLRWISLVMSTPVVFYSCAPFFQGAWRDLRNRRLTMDVSVSLAIGGAYLAGIWATVTNTGEVYFDSVTMFAFFLLAGRYLERRARQRTVESTARLVNLLPPSAVRVDATGKPSRIMLEEVKEGDLLEVKPGESIPADGIIIEGVSSIDESALSGEYLPLTKRCGDAVAAGTLNVEGPVRIRVTAIGEETRLSAIVRLLERAQSDKPKLARIADTVAQYFLLTVLLAVVLVGGLWWWQVNGETAFWIVLAMLVATCPCALSLATPTALTTATGSLHKLGMLVTRGHVLEGLTKVDTVILDKTGTLTEGRMTLERIDAFPGQDADHALHLARMLEARSEHPIARAFGRTTEQAEHVSNHPGLGLEGTCNGRQLRIGKPDFVAQLGTYPAPSLPDAAGQWLLLGDAEGPIAWFILNDRLRTDAVDMVAGLQARGMRVVLLSGDHSGVVQRMAGKLGISEAIGNASPDDKLAFVQRLQAEGASVLMLGDGVNDVPVLASANVSIAMGQASDLAKTSADAVLLSGHLSVILHALNGARRTRRIMLQNLFWASVYNAGVLPLAALGMVTPAWAAIGMSASSLLVVLNALRLTRLGKPVKPPPRHSITVEEPA, from the coding sequence ATGACCCGTCCCCTCTCCTGTTATCACTGCGGTGAGCCGGTACCTGCCGGCTCATCGTGGAGCAGCGATATTCTTGGCGAGAAGCGCCTCATGTGCTGTCCGGGCTGCCAGGCAGTCGCTGATGCGATTGTCGCTGGGGGACTGGAATCCTACTACCGACACCGCACCGACAATTCTCTCAATCCTGAAGCACTTCCAGAAGCGCTGCAGGACGAGCTGGAAATGCTGGATCGTGCCGACGTACAAACGCGTTATGTGCGCACCGACGGCGATACCCAACAGATTCAGCTACTCGTCGAAGGCATCACCTGCGCCGCCTGTGGCTGGCTGATCGAGAAGCGGCTGGCGCAGATACCGGGCGTGAGCCAGGCCTCAATCAACCTGGGCAATCACCGCCTGACGGTTAACTGGCAGCCGGAGCAGACTCAGCTATCGGCCATTCTGGCCGAGCTCAAGCGTATCGGCTATGCGGCCCATCCCTACGAATCCGACAAGGCCAGCGAGCAGATCGCCACAGAGAACAAACGCTATCTGCGTCGCCTGGGTCTGGCGGGCCTGATGTTCATGCAGGTGATGATGGCCAATATGGCGCTCTATGAGGAATTCAATCAGGACCTCAGCGAGAGCATGGCCGTCATGCTCAGGTGGATAAGCCTGGTGATGAGCACACCCGTGGTGTTCTACAGTTGTGCTCCGTTTTTTCAGGGCGCGTGGCGGGACCTGCGCAATCGCCGCCTGACCATGGACGTCTCGGTCTCGCTCGCTATCGGTGGAGCCTATCTGGCCGGAATCTGGGCAACGGTTACCAACACCGGCGAAGTCTACTTCGACTCGGTGACCATGTTCGCGTTCTTCCTGCTCGCCGGCCGCTACCTCGAACGCCGTGCCAGACAGCGTACCGTTGAAAGCACCGCTCGGCTGGTCAACCTTCTACCACCGAGCGCGGTGCGCGTGGATGCCACCGGCAAGCCCAGCCGCATCATGCTTGAAGAGGTAAAGGAAGGCGATCTGCTGGAAGTGAAGCCCGGCGAGAGCATTCCAGCTGATGGCATCATTATCGAAGGTGTCAGCAGCATCGACGAATCGGCCCTCTCCGGCGAGTACTTACCGCTGACCAAGCGCTGCGGCGATGCGGTGGCAGCCGGGACGTTGAATGTGGAAGGACCCGTCCGTATCAGGGTAACCGCCATAGGCGAAGAAACCCGACTTTCGGCAATCGTGCGCTTGCTTGAGCGCGCCCAGAGTGACAAACCAAAACTGGCGCGCATCGCCGATACCGTCGCACAATATTTTTTGCTGACCGTTCTGCTTGCAGTGGTGTTGGTGGGCGGGCTCTGGTGGTGGCAGGTCAATGGTGAAACAGCATTCTGGATTGTTCTCGCCATGTTGGTTGCCACTTGTCCCTGCGCGCTCTCGCTGGCTACCCCCACCGCGCTCACTACCGCCACAGGTAGTCTGCACAAGCTGGGCATGCTGGTAACCCGTGGCCACGTACTTGAAGGCCTGACCAAGGTCGATACGGTCATCCTCGACAAGACCGGCACGCTTACCGAAGGCCGCATGACACTGGAACGGATCGACGCCTTTCCGGGCCAGGATGCAGACCATGCGCTACATCTGGCGCGGATGCTTGAAGCCCGCTCCGAACACCCGATAGCACGAGCTTTTGGCCGTACTACGGAGCAGGCCGAGCACGTCAGCAATCATCCGGGTCTCGGCCTTGAAGGCACCTGCAACGGCCGGCAGCTGCGTATTGGCAAGCCCGATTTCGTCGCTCAGCTTGGCACCTATCCAGCCCCTTCTCTGCCTGATGCTGCCGGCCAATGGTTGCTGCTGGGCGATGCCGAAGGACCAATCGCCTGGTTTATCCTGAACGACCGCCTGCGCACTGATGCGGTCGACATGGTGGCTGGCTTGCAGGCACGTGGCATGCGCGTTGTGCTGCTGTCTGGGGATCACAGCGGCGTTGTCCAGCGCATGGCTGGCAAATTGGGGATCAGCGAAGCGATAGGCAATGCCAGCCCTGACGATAAACTCGCCTTCGTGCAAAGGTTGCAGGCCGAGGGCGCGTCGGTGTTGATGCTGGGCGATGGTGTCAACGATGTGCCCGTGCTCGCCAGCGCCAACGTCTCGATTGCCATGGGGCAGGCTTCCGATCTGGCCAAGACCAGCGCTGACGCCGTCCTGCTGAGCGGGCATCTGAGTGTTATCCTGCACGCATTGAACGGGGCTCGTCGAACCCGCCGGATCATGCTGCAGAATCTGTTCTGGGCCAGCGTATACAACGCCGGCGTGCTGCCTCTGGCCGCATTGGGAATGGTGACACCCGCCTGGGCGGCGATCGGCATGTCGGCCAGTTCGTTGCTGGTAGTTCTCAATGCGCTGCGACTGACGCGCCTGGGCAAACCGGTTAAACCACCGCCCCGCCACTCGATTACTGTGGAGGAACCCGCATGA